The stretch of DNA GACGGCCCGCCCTTGATCTGGAGCGAGGCGTCGATTCGGAAGGCCCCCCGGGCAGCGACGACGTCGCCGGCCTTGAGGCCGTCGCGGACGATCACGCGATCGCCCAGGCGCTCGCCAATCTCAATGCGTTCGGGCACATAGGCCGGCGGCTCCAGCGAGGTATCCCAGCGATAGACCATCGAGCGCGAACCGGTCCAGAGCACGGCCTCACGCGGAATGGAGAGCAGGTGTTCATCACCGACGCGCCGCTCCAGCTCCGCGCTCAGGTACATGCCCGGACGAAGTCGTCCCTCGTCGTTGGGGAGGGCAACCCTGGCAAGCATCACGCGACGCTCCGGCTCGATCTCGGGCGCCAAAAAGTCGACACGGGCCTCCACGATGTGGTCGCCCAGCGCCGGAATCCGCACGTTGGCTGGCTGCCCCACACTGACCCGCGAGATGTCCTGCTCAAAGATCTCCAGCTGAGCCCAGACTGTGTCGAGCGCCGCCAATGACACCAGGGGCTCCCCCGTGGTCACGTAATCACCGACCGAGACCAGGCGCTCTCGTACGGTTCCACTGGCCGTAGCGAAGACATCGACCGTCTTGCGGGCACTGCCCTCACTCAAAACGGCGTCGATCTGGCGCGCCCCCATGCCGAGCAGGCGCAGTTCTTCGCGCACCGCGGCGAACGAGGCCTGAGCGGCACGCTCACGCGGCACGCTGCCCGAGGCCTGAGCCGCCTCCAGATTGCGCCGCGCCTGCAAGAGCGTCTGCTGGGCGGTCAAGAGCTGTGGCGAGTAGATCCGGGCGATGCGCTGCCCGCGTTTGACCTCTTCGCCACGGGCGTTGACGTAGAGGCGCTCAATGCGGCCGCCGACCCAGGCGCTTAAGTCGACCTCGGATTTCTCACTGACCTCGATCTTCCCAAACACCTCGAAGGTATCGACCAGTGCCCCGGCCTCCACGTTGGCATTGGCGACCTGAGCCAGACGTCGGGAGCCCTCGGAGAGGCGTACCGAGGGGATGTCACTATCGCCGCCATCAGAGCCACTGGGCACCAGATCCATAAAGCAGATCGGGCAGGTTCCCGGTCCGTCCTGACGCACCTGGGGGTGCATCGGACAGACGTACTCCTGGGCCTCGTCCTGAGCGCCCTGCTCGCTAGCATGGGCGTGATCGCCATGCTCACCCTCGGCGCTATCGCCGCGGCAAGCCCCGCCCCCAAGCAGCGCCAGGCAGCCCAGCGCCACCCCCCATCGTTTCATTCTGTCATCCATCACTGACCTCGCATCGCGGGCGGATACGCCCACGGGCTGCGGACGGCAAAGAGCCCTCCGCTCAAATACTGAAGTTCGAGAAGTTGGGTGGCACGCTCCGCCTGGAGTCCAAGACGGCGAGTATGTAGCGTCCGCTCTTCGCGCACCGCGCCCAGATAGTCGGTCACGCTGCGCTCGCCAGTCTCCACGCCGATGAGCACCTGCTCGCTGAGCGCTTCGGCCAGCGGGACAAGCTCCGCCTCAAAGGCATCCAGGCGCGCGTCGGCCTGCTCCACCCGTGCCCGCGCCGACTCCATCCGGGAGAGGAGTTCACGCAGGCGCTGCGCCTGAGACTCCCCGGCGGCTTGCGCCGCGGCCTGCCAGCGCCGGGCCTCTGCGGAGTAGCGTCCGCCCCAGACCGGCAGCGCGATCGAGAACCCCACCCGAATTGCGTCGTGGCGCGGAGCGTCGTGCGCAAACATCGGCGGCATATTGGCGTAGCCGAGCATCACCTGCGGGGGCGGACGCAGCTGGCGTTCGCTGAGTTCTTCCTGAGCCCGGGCCGCCGAGGCCTGCGCCTCGAAGATCGCCAGCGCCGGGGCCCCCTCTTCGATCATCGCGCGCAACTGCTCGCGCGAGGGAAGCTCCGGCGACCAGGTCAGGATCGACGCCACGTTTTCAAGCGAGATATCCTCGGGCGCCTGCCCCAGCAATTGGGCCAGTCGACCGCGAGATCCGGCGAGCAGGCCTTCTTGTTCGCGACGTTGGTCGACGAGGTTTTCTTCGGCCAGGCGCAGGCGGTAGAGATCGGAGTGCTCTCGCTCGGTGGTCGCCAGCGTGGTCTCGAGCACCTGGAGGACATCCGACACCAGCGCCTGCTCCTCCTCGAGCAGGCGGATCATCTCGGTGGTGCGGGCGATGTTCACCAGTTCCACGCGCAGATCGCGCAGGGCGCCGTGAGCCGCCGCCCGTTCCTCGGCGCGAGCGCCGCGTTCCCGGGCCAGCGCCGGGGCCGCCTGCGCCTTACGAGTAGCCGCCCAGGGCAGCGTTTGCATCAGCGTGACCATATGACTGGTGGTCATATGGCTGGCCCAGGGCGTACTGATCTCAGCCATGTACTCGACACGAGGCTCCGGCCAGCGCCCCTCTTCCACATCGGCGGAGATCGCAGCTTCATCAGCGCGCAGCCCGGCTGCGCGCACTTCAGGATGTAATTCGAGCGCGCGCTGGTCCAGCGCGGCCATGGAGAGCGAAGCTTCCTCAAGCTCCTGAGCGGCAAGCGGGAGAGACAGACATACTGTCAGCCCGAGCGCGCTCATCCATGATGCCGTCGCCAGCCAGGTGCGCCGAGAATCGGTTGCCATTGCAACACCTCTCGGGCCCAGACAGGGGCCCAATCCTCGCGATACCGGTCTGAGACGTGGGTGCACGTCTGACCCTGACTCAGCATCGCGCGTTCATTGGGAACACAGGACGAGTTGGACGGTGGGCGCTCTACAGAGCGCGCGCCTCATCAAAGGCGCGCGACATCAGATGCGCAGCGTCTGCACTCGGAGGTAGGTCGGTTGGGGATGCTCCGGAAGGGAGCCGTGGGGAGGGGCGCGGTCCAGCCCCGCGCTCGCAAACACCGGCCCGGGGGAAACCCCAGCCGCAGCCAGGTGTCCGGGCTCGGGGAGTTCCAACACCAGCGGGGTGCCGGTGCGCTCCAGGCGCAGGTCGCCGGCCGCCATGGCCGCCGAGTTTTCAGCGGTCAGCGGTACATCCGGCGCCGAATCGACCGCATCACAACCGCAGCAGCAGCTCTGCTCCTCCTCGGGCTCATCACCGTGCGAGCAGTCACAGGAGGTCTCGGCGTGTTCGGCCTCGGAGCTGACAGGTTCGCTGGCCTCAGCCGGCGCACAGAGACAGGGCACACCCAGCGCGATCGTAAAGATCGCGACCAGCAGCGGGCCGATCAGAGTCTCAATGCGCAGGTTCAAAGGCATGCAAACGCTCCAGGGTTGGCGACGGAGGTGTCGCCGGATTCTGTTGCAACACTAATGCCCTCGTTCTTATTCGTCCAGACCTTCACAAAAGGTACTTCCCGATTCCGTGGACTCCAGGGCTCGCCAGATCGCCCGACTAAGTTCGGCGGCGTCTCCCCCGTGAAAGTGATGCTCCGCGGCGGACGCCCCCTGCTCGAAGATCACGACGCTGCCGATGAGACAGGGACCGGCAAAAAAGACCCAGGTCCCGGAACGCGCCATGGGCCGACGCTCGATCACGCGGCCGGCACGATCGCGAATATGCAGCAGATGCTCGCTGGTGCCGGTCTTTCCCCCCACCTCCCAGCGCTCTCCGTCGACGCTCCAGGGCCCCTCCGAGGCGTGCCCCGTACCGCGCTCGGCCACCCGAATCAGCAGCGCCTCCACCGCCCGGGCGACCTCGGGGCTAAACGCGCGTTGGGCCGGGCCACCGGCGGCGCGAAACCAGGTCTCATACGGGGTCTGCTCATAGAGGCGTGCGCTCTCAATCATCCGCAGCTCAGGCACGACCCCGCCGGCGCGCACCGCCGCCACCAGGCGCGCCAGCGCCGCCGGCCGATCCCCGGAGCTTCCCAGCGCGGTGGCCAGCGAGGGGGTCAGACGCTCAAAGGGGTAGCCGGCCAGGGCCCATTGCTCTCGCAACAGTTCAAAGACGCGGGCTTCCATGGCGTAGGTGATGCCGCGGCGCGTCTCGAGCGCGCTGGTGTGGGCGTCGATCCAGTCGATCTGGCGGGCCCGGGCCTCTCGGGTCGCGAGCATCACCTCGGAGAGCGAGGCATCGGGGGCCTGGGTCAGGGCGGCGATGGCCGCCAGCTCCAGCGGGTCCTGCGCATCCCACCCATCGGGGCTGGCGTCCGGGCCGGGGTCCGCCCCGCAGCGGGCCCGCAGCGCCGCCGGAGGCGGCGAGTGGGCTCCGGGGAGAAGTGCGAGCCGCAGGCGCGCGCAGCGCTCGGGCGTGGCATCCAGACCGTCCAGGGCCAGGGCAACCATCGCATCGGGGGTCTTGCCGTGGTGGCGGAAATAGGCCTCGCGCACCAGGCGCGCCGCGGCCATCTCCAGATGCTGATCGCGCAACGCCTCGTACTCCGGATGATCGCCGGCCAGCACCGCGTCGATGGGAGCATCAAAGAGACGATGCGCATGAAAGGCCACCAGCTCCTCCATCACGCGCACAAAGGGGAGGTTGGCCGAGGCCACAAAGGCCGAGGCCACGTTAAAGGTGCGGGTGTTATGGCCGGGGTTCACGTTTTGAAACTCATGAGGGCCGCCGCCGGTATAAAAGACCTGATCCGGGTCGGCGGAGACCCGACGTTGCAGCGCGCGTTGCAAGAGCTCATCGAGCCCCAGCTCGGGGTTCTTTTGAAGCTCCCGGGCGACAAAGCGCCCCAGAGGGTCGGTGGTGGACGCCCTGCCCCGATCACGCATCTCGCGATACGCCTGCTCCACGGCGTTAAGGTAGGAGATCAGCACCCGTAACTTGGCGGTGGATCCGAGATCCAGGCGCCCTTCGGTAGCCAGATCGACGGCGCGGGGATCGGTGTCGACGATGGCCCGCGGCTCCAGGCGCCCCGGTGCGTGGGCATAGACCGCGACACTCACCCGCGAGGGCCAGGAGCGCTCCCCCAGTTCGCGCTCCAGGGCCTGCTGGAGTTCGGCGTCAAAGGTCGTCTGCACCCGGGCATCGCGCGTTCGCATCGAGGATTGGTCCTCCCCGCTGATCGCACTCCAGCGACGCGCGGAAAGCCCGGCCAAATGTGTATCACCCCGCGCCACGGGAAGGCGCCGGGGGCTCTCGGCCAGGGTGAGCGTTCGCGAGGCGATGATGTAGCCCTGCTCGCGGGGCATCTTCCCCGCTGCCACAAGGTCATCGACCAGGCCATCGACGCGACTCTCCAGGCGCTCCAGCCCCCGGGGGAGGTAGCGCGCCGGGCGTTGCTGGGCGAGTATCAGCGAGAGAAGTTCGCGTTGGATTTGGGCGCGCTGGGCGTCGCTGGCGTCGCCGTAGAGGGCCCACTCCACCTCATTAAGGCTGCGCCCGTACCAGGCCCACATCCCTTCGGCGACGCCCTGGATCGGCCCGTAGCCTGCGCGGTGCCCCAGCGGCACAGAATTGAGCCAGTCGGTGACCAGCTGCTGCGACCAGCTCTGAGCGTCGCGCCCGTGGCTGTAGGCGCGCAACCAGGCGGTCAGGGTCTGCCGGGCCTTCTCGGAGGTCGAGTGGGTACGCCCACCTGGCGAGTGGCGAAACTTCTCCATCTGCACCGCCAGCGTGGAGCCACCGATGGCGCGATGTCCCGAATCGACACGGGCGCGCACCTGGCTCAGCGTGGCCACCCCCAGCCGGGTCCAATCCACCGCCGGGTTGGTGTACGCATGCGCACGGTTATCGAGCGCCCGATTCTCGAGCACGATCGCCGCGTCGCGGGCCAGCTGCGGGGGCGTCTCCCAGATGACATGAGGGAAACGCCAGGCCTCCAGCGTGCGCCCGACGCGATCATCGATATGGAGCCCGGCCTGCGGCCGGAGTTCATAGATCGGATAAGTCCAAGCGCGGTGAGCCCAGCGCTGGGTCACCAGAGTCGGTCGAGCCGCGGCAACCACCTTGAATCCCAGACTCTCCAGGCGTTCGGCCCGCTTGAGATGCCCGGCATACCCGCGGGCCTGATCCCAGGGACCACCGGGCGCCGAAAGCGCCGGCGGACGCTCACTCAACGCCACCGCCGGCGAGGTCACCACCCCGGAGGCCAGCTGCGCGCCCAGGGCGGATTGCAGCGCGGAGGTGCGTACCTCCTGCCACACCACCACAAGCCCGGTCAGACAAACCAACCCCAGCGCAACCGGTATCGAAAGCCACCACGGTGCTCGCTCCATCCTCGCCCCCTGCGCACTCTCAGCGCTCTGCGGGCATCTTCAGGGAGACAACCCGGTGTCATCTCCTCCCCCTGAATCTAGTCACCCGGAGCCCGGCGTCTGATCGCCCATGACCTGATGGCGTGGATCCTCAATATCGTACTTGGGCCGAACCACCGCCCCCTCCCCGGGCGCAATCCCCGAGCCAATGCGCCGAGCCCACACCTGGGTGAGCTCCGCCCCAAAGAGCACGATAACCCAGGAGTAGTAGATCCAGGTCAGAATCACCGCGAGTGTGCCCGCCGCCCCAAAAATGGAACCCACCCCCGAGCGGGCCAGATACGTGCTGATGCCAAACTTGCCCACCCCGAAGAGGATCGAGGTCATCGCCGCGCCCACCCAGACATCGCGCCAGGCCATCTGCACGTCGGGCAACACCTTGTACATCGAGCCAAACACCGCCGTGAAAAAGATCAGCCAGACCAGGCTATCCCCCACCCGCCAGATCCACAGCGGGGTGGTGACCAGATCCGCAAAAGAACTCTCCACCACGGCGATGACCGAGCCGACCAGCAGCGAGCCCATCAGCAGCACGCCAAAAAAAAGCACCATCGAGAAGGCAAAAAGCCGGCGCTTGATCGTGTAGAGGATTCCCTTGTCGGGATCGGATTGCACCCGCCAGATCATGTTGAGGGTGTCCTGCAGCGCGGCAAAGATCGCCAGCGCCCCAAAGACCATCGTGCCCAGACTGACGAGCATCGGCATCAAGCCCGAGTCGTTGATCCGCACCCCGCGCAGCATCTCCTCGATGAACTCGGCGGCATCGAGCCCCACAAATTCCTCCAGCTCCCCGACGACCTGCCCCTGCACGGCGGCCTCCCCGAACGCCAGCCCCGCCACCGCGATGCCGATCACCAGGAGGGGCGCCATCGAAAAAACTGAATAAAACGCCAGCGCCGCCGCCAAACGCAGGGCGTTGTCGTCGCTCCATTCACGCGCGGCCTCGCCAATAAACGTAAAAAAGGGCATCACTGGCGCCAAGACTTTGCGTGCGCGTGCCTTGATTTCCATGCCGCCATTCCTTAAATTTCGCGGTCACCAATGTTGACAGTTTCTGTGTCGTGTCGGTGGCAGCAATCTCACCACTGCCAGGACCTCCGTCAACCGCAGGTAGGCTCACCCATCGCCCCGGGTATGGCGAGCCGACACTTCGATCGGCGTCCCCCTCTCCGATCCCGGTCGCGCAATGCGACCTGTTGTATCTCCCCTTTGAAGTAGAGCTGTATGATGTCCTCGATGTTTAAGTCGTTCCTCAGTCGTGACTTTGACTACTCCCCCCTTCATCGCCTCCTGGAAATCGTGGCCATCCTGAGCTTCTTCGGGCTGGTCGTGATCATCAGCATGAGAGCCTTCCACGGGCTCTCGGTGCTGGGCTGGCAGACCGCCGCCTGGCTGGTGCCCCTGACCGCGGCGCTCGGCTACGTCGGGGCTGACTTTGCCTCGGGCTTTGTGCACTGGATGGGGGACACCTTCGGCAGCGAAGACACGCCTATTCTTGGCGAGCGATTCGTCAAGCCCTTCCGCGATCATCACACCCACCCCCAGGGTATCTGCGAGCACGACTACGTGACGGTCAACGGCAACAACTCGATCGTGCTGGCGCTTTACATGATCCCGATCGCCCTCTTTTTCACCGATCCCACGCAGATCTGGCAGCTGCTCGTGCTCGCCTGCTCGGTGACTTTCACCTGCGGCGTGTTCATGACCAACCAGTTCCACAAGTGGGCGCACATGAGCGACCCGCCCGCCTACATCCGCCTGCTGCAGCGTTTCAACCTGATCCTGACGCCGACGAACCACGATTTTCACCACACCGCGCCTTACGACACCTACTACTGCATCACCTGCGGGTGGCTGAACCCGATCCTCGAGCGTCTGAAATTCTTCGAAACGCTGGAAAGCGTGGCCCGGAGCACCTTCGGCATCAAGACGGTCAACGATCAGCCCGACGCGATCCGCAAGCAGGCCTGAACCCGGCCCGCGGCTAACTCCCCTTCTCCCTCCTCCATGAGGGCAAAGCCCCGACACGCGCAGACTCGCCAGTCTAAAGAGCCCAAAGACGCATTGAGAGGGGCCTTACCGGGGCCCCTCTCAATGCGCGAAAGCATCGCCGTTCTCTCCAGGAGAGCCCACAAGCAGACGCGAAGGACATCGACAGCGCCAGAGTGTCTCGTTTGATGCGCGAAGGCCCTGCCGAGCCCCTGAGGCCTGCCAGCGGGTCGTGTTTCGGCCTTACTCCGTGGGGCACAAGAAGGGGGATCGGGCGAGCGAGCTCCGCCCTCCCCCCCTTTTGAGTCTCAGGCTCCGAACTTATTGAAACGACGAGCCTCGGCCAGCGCCAGCGGCAGGAGGTCGCGCGACGCCCGCAGCCCCATGGTGCCACGCAACACCTCGCGCTCGCTAAACGCCTCCACGCCGCCACCGAGCACCGTCTTCGACCACAACGCCGTGGGGATCGGGTGCCAGGAGTGATCGCCCAGCACCGCCGGCGTGCAGTGGTCACCGGTGAGCGCGATCACATCAAAGCCCATCTCGGTCACCTTCTTAAAAAGCGGGTCACAGGACTCAAACACCCCGACCTTGCCATCGAAATCAAAGACGTGGGCATAGCCGTCGGTCTCTTTGATGTGCAGGTAGAAGAAGTCGTAGTCGTCAAAGGCCTCTTCCAGCGCCTTGACCTCATCGGCGTGCTCCATCGAGCCGACGTCGAGCACATCCATCCCCACCAGACGCGCGATGCCCTTGTACATCGGGTAGGTCGCGATGGCGGCGGCCTTAATGCCGTAGAGTTCTTCCAACGTGGGGATCTTTGGCGCTGCACCGATGCCCCGCAGCAACACGGTGTTGGCCTCGGGCTCGTCGGCCAGGATGCGAGTCGCCTGAGCGATGATCTCGTTGACGAGCGCGGCGGAGCGCTCGGCCTCCGGATGCTCGGCCTCCACCGGCTTCGGCGGCACCCCGCTCTTCTGGGGGTCAGCGTCACTAAGGCCGCCGACCAGGCCCGGTCCACGCAAGAGCAGCGCAAAGCGGTGCTCCTTGCCCGGGTACACATAGACCTCGTAGCCCTCCACCGAGAGCTCCCGACTCAACAACTCACACACTCGCCGGCTCTCGGGGGTGGCGATTTTGTTGGCCCGGCGATCGGAGATGACCGCTTTATCTCCGCGGTGCTCCAGAGTTGCGAAGTTCCCACGCATGGCCAGGTCTCCGGCCTGAATCTCGACGCCCTGTACCAGCTCACCACCGTGGAAGACATCTTCTGCGCCGAGCACCTCGAGCACGCCGCGCGGCAGGTCAAACTGGTCCAGCGGGTAACCAAAAAGCGAGAGATGCCCCGGACCGCTCCCGGGAGTTACCCCGGCACCGTGGGGCACCAGCCCGCCACAGCTGGCCGAGCGCGCAAAGGCATCGATCGCCGGGATATTCGCCGTCTCCAGCTCGGTTTTTCCCGTCTCCGGGTGTGGCAATCCCCCGATGCCGTCGAACACCCAGAAGAGGATCTTGCTCTGATTCTTGATGACGAGTTCCTGCAACAACTTGATGCGCTCCATGGCACCTCCACAGATAAGGAGTTCACGATCGTAAGTAGGATGTAAAAGGGTAGAGCGAGGTTTCGGGCAGGCTCAGCCAACGCCCTGCCCCTTCAGGCTCATTGATTGGTATCTGCCGGGTTCGGCGAGATCCCCTTCTCGATGATCTGCTCATAGCGCGTCAGGCGGCGTTGGCCTTCGGCGTTGTCCGGCTCGATCTCGAGCACGCGGCGCACCGCGTCTCGGGCCTCCGCCCACTGCCCGCGGCGCTCGGCCAGCTCCGACTGCTTCAAAAAGAGGGGGATGGCGTGAGCGAGCTTGTACTCGGGCATGATCCGGGTGCGATAGCCGTGGCGTGTGGCGCGTTTGGCCAGCGCGGCATAGGCCGCCTCCACCCGTTCGTTGATCTCGCGCACCCGTTGATGAACCTCGTCCTCCAGTTCGGCCGGAATGCGTGAGGGATCAAACTGAGCCTTAAGCTCTCCGTAGGCCTTTTCAATGACCTCGGAATAGCTCGACCAGTGGACGTTCAGCACTTCGAAGTAACTGGCCTTATGCACGCTCAGGTACTTCACAGTGACGTTCTCGCGCAGGCGTTCGCGCACCACCGTCTGATGCAGCGAGCGATCAAAGCGCAGCAAACCCATCCTGTGCAGGGCAAAGACCACCGCGAAGGTCTCGGCCGGCGGGAGCGCGCTCTCGGTGAGCACCTCGCGCAAACGACGACGCCCATTGAGCACCTTATCGACCAGGCGCAGCTGAGCCGCAGCGCTGAGCGCCCGCTCCAGCCGGTCTCGCTCCTGGATCAGGATCTCCGGGTAGGTATCGAGTTCCGGGGCCATCACCTGATCGCGCTCGCTCGCCATGCACTGGGTGAGCCCGCGCAGCAGACGCTCGTAGATGACGCGCTCCACGGCCAGGTGCACGCGCAGCGGAGGCTTGGGCAAAAAGTCTGCCGGAAGCGCCGCGGCGTCGAAGATCGCCACATCGCCGCTGCGCTCCTCACAGAATTCGCGCAGCAAAAAAGTCAGGCGCCCCGAGATGGCGTGTCGAATGCGATCCGGGTCGAGAATGTCGAGTTCCAGCAGGCTGCGGGCCAGGGGCGAGTTGAACTCGTCGGCATGAGCCGCCGCCATGGCGAGCTGGCGCTTGGTGATGCGCCGGGCCGCCTGCAGCATCGGCCCGAGCTCCGCGCCGGGAGCACGAGGGAGACTGCTCATCTCCACCATATAGCCGCTCTCAAAGAGGAGCTGACGCTGAGACGTGCCACTGCGATGCACCAGGGCACCGGTAAACCCACTGGCCGAGAGCTGGAGCAGCACATCGAGCACGCGCTCACCGGCCAGCGCTTCCACGCGGTCCGGGTCGCCATCAGGCTCAAACCAGGGCGGCGCCGGTCCGTAAAATTCTCGGGTGATGAACCCGGACTTCATCGACTGCATCGTCGAGCGCACCACATCCATATCGGGATCGGGCACATCAAAGCGCCGGCGCCCCGCGGACTGCATCGTACGCGTGACCGAGCCACGCCCTGCGCCAAAGCCCGAATAAGAGCGCGCGGCGTCGTCGACCGGCGCCGGATGGGTGGAGGGCACCTCGGTGACCGACGTCTCCCGGGCGGCCTGTGCCTCGGCCTCGCGCTGGCGATCGTCGGCGACCGCCTGCAGCGTCACGCGATCTTCGCGGCTGAGTCCCGAGACCTCAATCGCCGTGCCGCGCTCCGACTGATGGACCACCCGGGCGCGGGCCTCCACCTCCAGGTGGGCGTGCGGGAAGCTGAGCTTTACCTGAACGATGTCGTTGAGCCCCGGGGGATCATCGAGCTGCACCAGCACCGCCCCGACCTCCAGAATCTGATGCAGGAGACTGTCGATCAGCGCCTCGGTATCGGCCACGATTTCAACATCGGCGCGGATCAACCCGCCTTGATGCGTGGACGCCACCGGGCTGGCCACCTCGCGCTCCATGCGTCCGGTCCACCCCTCGGGCGAACGCTGCGGAGCCGGGGCCTTCTCCAGCCGAGTCAACACCTCCTCAAAGACGGCGCGCACCCCCGGGCCGCGCAGCTCCCCGAAACGCTCGGACATCAAGCGTTCCAGGGCGTTGATGAGCGCTTGCTCGTCACTCGACCAATGGCTCTGAGACATGGAGGTTCCGGGCGTTACTGGAGGCTGGGAGACGAGTGTCGTGCGACATCGTTCCAAGGGCCCGTGAACGTGTCAATCCTGCTCTTCGGAGTTTCCACGATCGGCCTTCGGGTCTTTCGAGGAGTCGTCTTTCGAGGAGTCGTCTTTCGAGGAGTCGTCCTCCGCCGAACTCCCGGACTCGCCATCTTCGTGCTCCGCCGGGTCGCCGGTCTGCCCATCTTCCGAAGCGGGCCCATCGACCGCGGCGTCGCTTGGCGATTTAGTCTCCGCGTTTCCGGAAATCTCCTCATCCCATGTTGTCGCATCGTCGGTGATCACGCGGGCGCGTACGTGCATTTGCGCCGGAGCCATCGGCTTGCCGGTGAAGAAGGACGTGCGTTCATACCAGGCAAAGATGTCGGGCAGCAGCACCTTGAGCGCCCCGGTGACCGGAATCGCCAGGAGAATCCCCATCAGCCCGGCGATGTTGCCGCCGAGCAAGAGCACGATGATCACGGTCACCGGCTTGAGTCCGACCTTTTCGCCCACGATCCGGGGCGTAATCAGGTAGCTCTCCAGCAGCTGCACCGAGGTGAACACGATACCCACGCCCAGCAGCGCGCCAAAGCCGCTCCACTGAATCAACACCACCAGCACCGCCAGCAGCGTGCCCACCGCAAACCCGAAATAAGGGATCACGTTGAGGAACCCGGCCAGGATGCCGATGACCACCCCCGACTGCACATCCAGCCCGAAGGCCCCGTACACAATCGCCAGACCGAGGGCGTACATCCCGGCCAGAATCATCGCGACCTGAATCTGACCGCGGAACCACTGCCCCACGGCCTGATCCATATCCTGGAGACGATCGATGAAGTGATCATGGCGATGCGGCGGGATAAAGCGCACCAACGCGCGCCGGCCCCGATCAAAGTCATGCAAAAAATAGATCGTAAAGAGCGGGATCATCACCGCGTTAATCA from Lujinxingia litoralis encodes:
- a CDS encoding transglycosylase domain-containing protein, producing the protein MERAPWWLSIPVALGLVCLTGLVVVWQEVRTSALQSALGAQLASGVVTSPAVALSERPPALSAPGGPWDQARGYAGHLKRAERLESLGFKVVAAARPTLVTQRWAHRAWTYPIYELRPQAGLHIDDRVGRTLEAWRFPHVIWETPPQLARDAAIVLENRALDNRAHAYTNPAVDWTRLGVATLSQVRARVDSGHRAIGGSTLAVQMEKFRHSPGGRTHSTSEKARQTLTAWLRAYSHGRDAQSWSQQLVTDWLNSVPLGHRAGYGPIQGVAEGMWAWYGRSLNEVEWALYGDASDAQRAQIQRELLSLILAQQRPARYLPRGLERLESRVDGLVDDLVAAGKMPREQGYIIASRTLTLAESPRRLPVARGDTHLAGLSARRWSAISGEDQSSMRTRDARVQTTFDAELQQALERELGERSWPSRVSVAVYAHAPGRLEPRAIVDTDPRAVDLATEGRLDLGSTAKLRVLISYLNAVEQAYREMRDRGRASTTDPLGRFVARELQKNPELGLDELLQRALQRRVSADPDQVFYTGGGPHEFQNVNPGHNTRTFNVASAFVASANLPFVRVMEELVAFHAHRLFDAPIDAVLAGDHPEYEALRDQHLEMAAARLVREAYFRHHGKTPDAMVALALDGLDATPERCARLRLALLPGAHSPPPAALRARCGADPGPDASPDGWDAQDPLELAAIAALTQAPDASLSEVMLATREARARQIDWIDAHTSALETRRGITYAMEARVFELLREQWALAGYPFERLTPSLATALGSSGDRPAALARLVAAVRAGGVVPELRMIESARLYEQTPYETWFRAAGGPAQRAFSPEVARAVEALLIRVAERGTGHASEGPWSVDGERWEVGGKTGTSEHLLHIRDRAGRVIERRPMARSGTWVFFAGPCLIGSVVIFEQGASAAEHHFHGGDAAELSRAIWRALESTESGSTFCEGLDE
- a CDS encoding TolC family protein, giving the protein MATDSRRTWLATASWMSALGLTVCLSLPLAAQELEEASLSMAALDQRALELHPEVRAAGLRADEAAISADVEEGRWPEPRVEYMAEISTPWASHMTTSHMVTLMQTLPWAATRKAQAAPALARERGARAEERAAAHGALRDLRVELVNIARTTEMIRLLEEEQALVSDVLQVLETTLATTEREHSDLYRLRLAEENLVDQRREQEGLLAGSRGRLAQLLGQAPEDISLENVASILTWSPELPSREQLRAMIEEGAPALAIFEAQASAARAQEELSERQLRPPPQVMLGYANMPPMFAHDAPRHDAIRVGFSIALPVWGGRYSAEARRWQAAAQAAGESQAQRLRELLSRMESARARVEQADARLDAFEAELVPLAEALSEQVLIGVETGERSVTDYLGAVREERTLHTRRLGLQAERATQLLELQYLSGGLFAVRSPWAYPPAMRGQ
- a CDS encoding efflux RND transporter periplasmic adaptor subunit; amino-acid sequence: MKRWGVALGCLALLGGGACRGDSAEGEHGDHAHASEQGAQDEAQEYVCPMHPQVRQDGPGTCPICFMDLVPSGSDGGDSDIPSVRLSEGSRRLAQVANANVEAGALVDTFEVFGKIEVSEKSEVDLSAWVGGRIERLYVNARGEEVKRGQRIARIYSPQLLTAQQTLLQARRNLEAAQASGSVPRERAAQASFAAVREELRLLGMGARQIDAVLSEGSARKTVDVFATASGTVRERLVSVGDYVTTGEPLVSLAALDTVWAQLEIFEQDISRVSVGQPANVRIPALGDHIVEARVDFLAPEIEPERRVMLARVALPNDEGRLRPGMYLSAELERRVGDEHLLSIPREAVLWTGSRSMVYRWDTSLEPPAYVPERIEIGERLGDRVIVRDGLKAGDVVAARGAFRIDASLQIKGGPSMMSELTDTSPVEVAPEGTRFDPAVDAERLPEGVWFCDMGTTHYAQHGSGECPVCGMFLVEKTGDEDAPTEDATHDHEHHHDHEPTSPVEVVPEGTRFDPAIDPERLPEGAWFCDMGTTHYAQHASGECPVCGMSLVEKTGGDSASAKEANHGHNHEQSEGHHGH
- a CDS encoding fatty acid desaturase CarF family protein, whose translation is MFKSFLSRDFDYSPLHRLLEIVAILSFFGLVVIISMRAFHGLSVLGWQTAAWLVPLTAALGYVGADFASGFVHWMGDTFGSEDTPILGERFVKPFRDHHTHPQGICEHDYVTVNGNNSIVLALYMIPIALFFTDPTQIWQLLVLACSVTFTCGVFMTNQFHKWAHMSDPPAYIRLLQRFNLILTPTNHDFHHTAPYDTYYCITCGWLNPILERLKFFETLESVARSTFGIKTVNDQPDAIRKQA
- a CDS encoding YihY/virulence factor BrkB family protein is translated as MEIKARARKVLAPVMPFFTFIGEAAREWSDDNALRLAAALAFYSVFSMAPLLVIGIAVAGLAFGEAAVQGQVVGELEEFVGLDAAEFIEEMLRGVRINDSGLMPMLVSLGTMVFGALAIFAALQDTLNMIWRVQSDPDKGILYTIKRRLFAFSMVLFFGVLLMGSLLVGSVIAVVESSFADLVTTPLWIWRVGDSLVWLIFFTAVFGSMYKVLPDVQMAWRDVWVGAAMTSILFGVGKFGISTYLARSGVGSIFGAAGTLAVILTWIYYSWVIVLFGAELTQVWARRIGSGIAPGEGAVVRPKYDIEDPRHQVMGDQTPGSG